The following coding sequences are from one Xiphias gladius isolate SHS-SW01 ecotype Sanya breed wild chromosome 14, ASM1685928v1, whole genome shotgun sequence window:
- the ankrd33bb gene encoding ankyrin repeat domain-containing protein 33B, which produces MVLITEEQAEGSKVRENGKAEGAGLSKIQFRTNKVATDTPVKSVIKVDEVEDECGVSGEDDPGEIEFDYTRNYWEDEDDIYQEFEELDFEALPDHSDTCTITSDDSFYPPDNSVVSHMYRSLSPDSPEPISFFKACCDNNAIIVKIMMRQGVTEEEVRETDRNRRSGLIMACYHGYVDVVIALAQCPYLDVNWQDNEGNTALITAAQAGHAIISNYLLNYFPGLDVERRNCHGFTALMKAAMQGRPECVRALMLAGGDIQARDNGRRMTPREWALFTGRYETANVMYRLMLKPCAEQFCDSFPLEWPLLEELVDQAQEPKSCWRRLINFLSCCPYRFYINSRVNPVDDGVLEHMVQITSSISSPFIATACHTVCPASPPCIGKRRHAVQEILRRQRVAELKRLGPDRLNNYKRFFQNSQVLLIPKATDRRASLQPQLLSDVAAASTVAMRRASLLPLNMLRRSSVRPGIVVPKVRLCKAPVPSFIPQKLRRSSNQNQLQIPKWDYKMKRIEKRQEEDRQRLLTLTRRK; this is translated from the exons ATGGTGTTAATAACAGAGGAACAAGCTGAAGGTTCAAAGGTTCGAGAGAATGGCAAGGCTGAAGGAGCTGGACTTAGCAAGATTCAGTTTAGGACCAATAAAGTGGCTACGGATACACCTGTCAAGTCCGTCATTAAGGTCGACGAAGTTGAGGATGAGTGTGGGGTATCAGGAGAAGACGATCCTGGGGAGATTGAATTTGATTACACACGCAACTATTGGGAGGATGAGGACGATATCTACCAAGAGTTTGAGGAGTTGGACTTTGAGGCCCTGCCGGATCACTCGGACACGTGCACGATCACCTCGGATGATTCGTTCTATCCTCCAGACAATTCAGTCGTCTCTCACATGTACCGCTCGCTGAGCCCTGACAGCCCCGAGCCCATCTCCTTCTTCAAGGCCTGCTGCGACAACAACGCCATCATCGTCAAGATCATGATGAGACAAGGAGTGACCGAAGAGGAAGTGAGGGAAACAGATAGGAACAGAAGA tctggTCTGATTATGGCGTGTTACCATGGCTATGTGGACGTGGTCATCGCCCTCGCTCAGTGCCCGTATCTGGATGTCAACTGGCAGGACAATGAGGGCAACACTGCTCTCATTACTGCAGCACAAGCAG GTCATGCGATCATCTCTAACTATCTGCTGAACTACTTCCCCGGGCTCGACGTAGAGAGGAGGAACTGTCACGGTTTCACAGCTTTGATGAAGGCTGCCATGCAGGGCCGGCCTGAGTGTGTCAGGGCTCTCATGCTGGCTG GGGGTGATATTCAGGCACGGGACAACGGCCGCAGAATGACACCAAGGGAGTGGGCTCTCTTCACTGGTCGTTACGAGACAGCCAACGTAATGTATCGGCTGATGTTGAAGCCCTGTGCTGAGCAGTTCTGTGACTCCTTCCCCCTGGAGTGGCCCTTGTTGGAG GAGCTGGTGGACCAGGCCCAGGAACCAAAGTCCTGCTGGAGGCGTTTGATCAACTTTCTCTCCTGCTGCCCTTACAGGTTTTACATCAACAGCAGGGTAAACCCTGTGGATGACGGTGTTCTTGAACACATGGTCCAGATCACCTCCAGTATCTCCAGCCCCTTCATTGCCACAGCTTGCCACACAGTGTGCCCGGCTAGCCCACCGTGCATCGGGAAGCGTCGTCACGCCGTGCAGGAGATTCTGAGGCGACAGCGGGTGGCCGAGCTGAAGCGTCTGGGCCCGGACAGACTGAACAACTACAAAAGATTCTTCCAGAACTCGCAGGTCCTCCTCATCCCCAAGGCGACGGATCGGAGGGCCAGCCTCCAGCCTCAGCTGCTAAGTGACGTGGCTGCGGCGTCGACGGTGGCCATGAGACGAGCCAGTCTCCTGCCGCTCAACATGCTTAGGAGAAGCAGTGTGCGGCCAGGCATCGTGGTGCCCAAAGTGAGGCTCTGCAAAGCCCCGGTTCCGAGCTTTATACCACAAAAACTCAGGCGAAGCAGCAACCAAAACCAGCTCCAGATACCCAAATGGGATTACAAGATGAAAAGAATAGAGAAGAGGCAAGAGGAGGACAGGCAAAGACTGTTAACTCTGACAAGGAGGAAGTGA